The genomic region CGAAGCTTACGGCGGACTGATTGTCCTCACAAATTCCTCGATCGACATGACCTCACGCGGGGGTATATCCTCGATTTCAGGCCCAGGATCGACGTCGTAGCTGAGCGTATCGCCATCCCAGAACCACCAATAGGCCACGTTCTCCCGCTTGCCCTCATGTTTGTCGAGTATCGACATCTTGAACTTGGGGAAAGCCTTCAGCGCGTCCGGTACGGGAGCGTTGCCCATCAGGCGCGCAGAAACGGATCCCATGTCGACGGCTGCGGCCAAGGGGATCATGGCGATAAAGCGCGTATCGAGCCTGGCAAGGGTGGCCGCATCCGCGCCCTGTTCGTATGGTCCGGCAAGAGCCCGCACCACCTCGGGGTAGGAGGGATGATTGTGGGTAACCTGGACATAGGCATGTCCACGCGGTGTTTCGACTTCGACTATGTCGCCTGGCACAAATTTCGTCATGGTTCAGAGACTGAAGCTTTCTAGGGTCGCAGGGTGAAAGAGCTCGTTCACATCGACCTTTCGGGGAGAGAGCCCCTGCTCATAGTGATAGCCGAGAAACGTCTCGAGGACCTTTCTGTTCTGATCGACGCCGTAGGACCATATATCGTTGCCCATCAGGTTGCGAGCGCGACGAAGATTGTCTTCGACGAACGGCATGGTGACCTTCGTTGCAGAAGTATCCGCCAGCGCAGCATCCGACATCGCCTTCGAGCGGGTGAAAGCCTTCAGCAGTGCTCCCGGCAGCCACGGATGCTCGTCTGCCAGACGGCGCCGCACACCCAGAACGTGCATGATGGGGAAGATGGCGGTGCGCCTGAAATAGTCCTCGGCCGCGCCGATCGAGTCGGTGAACAGGCGCCCCACATGCGGGTGTTCCTCGTCGTAGCACAGAGGCGCGCGCGGCCCTATGAACCCGTCTATCTCGCCAGCGGCAAGCATGGCGTTCAGCGTGGCGCCCTGAGGGGCTTCCTCGACCTTCACGTTCGGCGGCAGGTCGACCTTGATCTTTTCGGGACGCCCCGCCGTATTCATGCCGCCGCGGACCCAGACGATGTCCTCGGCGCCGAGGCCGTACTCGTCCTTGAGAATTCCACGCACCCAGACATTGGCCGATAGCTGGTATTCCGCGATTCCGATACGGCGTCCGCGAAGGTCCGCCGGCGTGGAAATGCCCTTGTCGGTGCGGATGTATATGGACGTGTGGCGGAACGCACGCGAGAGGAATATGGGAACCGCAACATAATGGGGCTCTCCGCGTGCGACCGAGATCGAATAGGAAGAGAGCGAAAGCTCGCTGATGTCGAACGCCTGGTGCCGGAATGCCCTGAAGAACATCTCCTCGGGCGAAAGCAGCATGCAGACCGGATCGACCCCGTCGATCTTCACCCGGCCGTCATAGATCGGCCGGGTCCGGTCGTAATCACCCATGGCAAGCGATAGATTGAGATTGCTCATTTATTCTCCCCTCATTGTTATACGGGCACCTGCTCGACGAGGTCGACGAAAGTCCCTGTCTCTGCGGAACGGATGATGGCGTGGCAAGCTTCAAGGCTCGCCAGACCCCATCTGGCGGACTGTACGGCCGGATGTCCGTGCCGGACGGTCTGGACCAGCGCATCGATGACTTCGGTGCGCGCTGTCTCGAACGTCGGCGCGGGCACGAATTTCTGTTCAAAGTCGCCATAAACGTGCAATCCAGAGGGAACCAGGCGAATGTCCCCGCGATCGCACAGCACAACGATCGGTCCGAAATGTTCATACTGGTCCGCCGGCTTGGGTGCGTCGCCGGCACCGTATGTACGGGTCGTCTTGAGCGCAGCTTCCTGCTGCGCATCGAGCACCGTCGCCAGCGTCCTGCGCGCCGCGCCATAGCCCTGGGGCGATTTCCGTTGCCCGAGCTCTCCGATCCCGTCCATCCAGATGTCGCTGTCGAAATGCGCGTAACCCGAATATGTGAAGGTCGCGAAGCACCCGTTTTGAAAGCTCATCAAAGCGCTGTATGCGCCTTCGGTGGGACGATCGGGGTCCCAGGCGCCGGTCATCGCCGCCAGCCGGGTCCCCACGCCTCCGGCGAGGAACCTCACGACATCGATCTGATGTACGCCTTGGCTGAAAATGACGCCCCCGCCTTCGCTTGTGCGCAATTCTTCCGGCCGCCGCGGCCGATAGAGGAAATCGGTGTAGTTAAAAGCTTGAATCATGCGAATCCGGCCAAGTTCGCCGCTGCGGATCAGTTCCCCCGCCTGTTGCACGGGACGATCAAAGCTGTGGCTGGGGCCGACGATCACGTCGACGCCCGCTTTCTCGGCCGCCTCGACGATGCGCCGTCCGTCCGCCATCTCCACGGCCAACGGCTTGTCTAGCAGGATATGTTTGCCGGCCGCGGCGACCGCTACCGCATGGTCAGCATGCATCTGGTGCGGTGTGGCGATGTACACCACTTCCACCTCGGGATCGGCGCAGAGCCCCTCCACATTCTCGTAGACGCGGCCACCGAATTCCGCCTGAAAAGCACGCCGCGAGGCTTCTCGCGGCGCACAGGCGGCCACGAGGCGGATACGGGGATCCGAGCGAAAGGCAGGCAGCATGAGCATGAACGCCCGCCCCAGCCCTAGCACGCCCAGTCGGATGGGGTTCGAAATTGCTGGGGAATCAGAGGTCAACGACAAGATTCCCGCTGTTTGCCCGGGACACGCAGATCATGATTGCTTTGTCCTTCTCCTCATCCATGAGCACCATGTCGCGATGGTCAACATCACCGGCAAGAAGGCGGGTCTTGCATGAGCCGCAGGTTCCGCTTTCGCAGGAGCTGACGGTCCGCACACCGGCGTCGCGTACGGCCTCGAGTATGGAACGATCGGCAGGAACGTGCACCGTCTTGCCCGACTTGGCCAATTCCACATCGAAAGCCACGTCGTCGGGGCGGACGATGTCGACGGGTTTGAAATCCTCGAAATGGACACGTCCCTCGGGCCAATGGCCCGAAATCGCCTTGATCTCCTCCATGAGCGGCTTCGGCCCGCAGCAATAGACATGTGTCGGCTGAGGTGTCTCGAAATGATCCCAGAAATCGTAGATTCGCTCGGGATCGCCCTCGTCGTGATGGACGATCATCCGGTCCCCGAAGGCTTCGCGCATTTCGGCCAGATAGGCGGCATCCTGCGGGCTGCGGCTCACATAGATTATCCGGAACGGCTTGTCCTGCTCCTTGAGACGCTTGGCCATTGCATAGATCGGCGTAACGCCGATGCCTCCGGCGATCAGGAGATAGTCGGGCGCGGGACCGAGAGAAAACTCGTTCTCGGGGGGAGCGACCCGGAGCTTGCTCCCTTCAGCAACCTCATCATGCATGGATTGGGAGCCGCCGCGCGATTCCGGCTCCCGTTTGACCGCGATCGTATAGGTGTTCGCCTCGCCGCCGACGAGGGAATAGCGGCGCATTGCCCCCGATGGGGTCTCCACCGTTATGTGCGCGCCCGGACCGTATTGGGGCAGGCTGATCCCCTCCTCCGGCTTGAGCACGAACTCCACGATACTCGGCGTCAGTTCGCGGCGCGAACTCACGGTCATCGTGATAAGATCGTCGTCGGTTATAATCACGGGAAAACCATCCAGCTTGCCTTTTTCCGTTCCTTAGCTACCTAACTAATTTCTGTCAATGCCTAGACTTCGCAACTGAGATGCACTAAACTCTTAGCTTCCTAACTTAATGAGGGATGGAGACGATGCTTACTCCCGAAGAAAACGATCTTTTGTGTCGGGTATCGAACAACGCCCCGATGGGACGCCTGATGCGCCAGCACTGGACACCGGTCTGCCTTATCGAGGAGGTCGCCGAGCCGGATGGCACCCCGTTGCTGGTCGAGGCACTCGGGGAGAGGTACGTCGCCTTTCGCGACACCAATGGCCGCGTGGGGCTTCTCGATGAGCTGTGTCCGCACCGGCGTGCCTCGCTCGTATTCGGACGCAATGAGGAGTGCGGTTTGCGCTGCCTCTATCACGGCTGGAAAATGGATGTGGACGGCAAGGTCATCGCCATGTCGTCGGAGCCGGAAGGCAGTCCCCTCCTCAACAAGGTGAGCCACCGCGCCTATCCCGTCAAGGAATGGGGCGGATTCGTCTGGGCCTGGTTCGGCGACAAGGAAGATGTTCCTGAATTCGACCCGCCCGCCTTTGCTCCTACCGTGGATACGCCTTTGGCAATCCTGAAGATTCGTGTTCCTGCGAACTGGGCGCAGATTCACGAAGGCCAGATCGACAGCGCGCATTCCTCGAGCCTGCACTCCTCCGACATGGTGCCAGCCAGGGTCGAGGGGGCCGCAGCCGACGATAAATCTTGGTACCGTCCCTCGACGGACAAGTCGCCCCGCATGCAGACGCAGACGACGAGCTATGGGTTTCATTACGCAGCGATCCGAAAGCCGATCAAGAATGCAGCCACGCATGACTACCTGCGCATCACCGAGTTCATTGCGCCATATTACTCGCTGATTCCGCCCAACAGCTCCTACAATGTCGCCAGCGTCATCGTCCCTGTCGACGACGAGACCACGCATTTCCACTTCATCGCGTGGGGTGGCACGGCATGCCCCACCACCGAGGAGTGGCGCAAGTTCAACCATGCGGAGAAGGGAGTCGATCTGGACGAGAAATGGCGCTCGCGCCGCACGCTGGAGAACAACTTCCTCCAGGATCGCGAGCTGATGAAGCAGGGCAACTTCACCGGCGTTCTGGGCATTCCCAATCAGGACATCGTCATGTGGGTTTCCATGGGGCCGATCGTCGATCGCACCAACGATATCCTCGGGGCATCCGATCTCGCCATCGTCGAGTTCCGTCGTCTGATGGTCGATGCTGCGCGGAAGGTCGCCGAAGGCGGCAAGGCCATCGGCACTGAAGAGCCCCGGCTGCCGCATTCGCGGATCATGTCGCGCGAGGGCGTGTTCCCCAAAACGACTGATTGGCGCACTCTCGTCAATCATAATGAAATGGTCGCGGCCGAATAAGCCGCCCATCCCTGCCTCAAAAAGACCTTTCGGCCCGCGCGGCCGAAAGGTCTGCTGGCATGTCGCAGCCTTGCGATTTGTAACGACATATCTGCAAGCCGGCAGCTCTCCTCCCGCCACGACAGGAACGCAACCGCCCTTCCCGCCACATTTCTCGTTTCCTCGCGCACAGCCCGATGGAAGCGGACCGCTTCCCCTCACAATCCCGGTTCATGCGGAACCCCGGGCCGAAGTTAGGCAAAAGCGAAGGCCGCAGGAGCGAAAGATGGACGAGGCCGATTCTGCCAATCCAGAACAGCTCCATGAAGGCGATCGCCCAGAGTTCCCTTGCCTCGGAATTCGGCCAACGGGTGGCTTGACACATATAACTAAGTAAGCAAACTAATTAAATTGGCGCGAGGGGGGAACGCCGATCTGATCGTCACAGACCACTTCCGGAGGAGGGAAGTTCCATGTTGAATTTCAATTAATCGACAGCGCGGCGCCGGTGGAATGTCTTCACGGGCCTGCTGCTGGCAGCGTCCAGCCTGGTGCCTCTGGCCGCCACCGCCCAGGACCTGATCGAGTTCGATCAATGGCGACCGGGAGGTCGGGGCCTACAATCGCACATGGGTTCCAGGCGAATAATGCGAGACGCCCCCTTCTCTCCTTGTCGGCTCCGGGAGCCGGCAAGGACTGTGTCGAGACCCATGAGTCTTGGCTGCGTTGGCCTTATACACCCCCCCGGGGCGCATCACGGCCGGACCGCGGCGGATTTTGAAACCATCGCGCTTGACTGCTTAGGAAACTAACCATAACGTTGATCCTGCCGGCCGCGGAGCGGAGCTATCCGGCAGCGAGATTTCTGCAAAAGCTCAGATTTCCAATGGGAGGAACAGATGCCATTATCGCGAATTACCCTGACCGGACTATCCCTCGCCTTTATCGTGGCGCCGGTGCTGCCGGCGACTGCGCAGTCGCTCAATCTCACACTCGCGGGCGCCAGCCCCGGAGGACTTTGGACGCTTCTTGGCGCGGGTCTAGATGCCGTCGTGAAGGCAAACGATCCAAACTCGACGATTACCTACCAGACTACCGGCGGCGGATTTGCCAATGCCGCAATGATCAGCGAAGGAAGGGCCGAAATCGGACTTATCCACGACGCCGAGCTTGCTATCGCGGCACAGGGTGGCGAGCCCTTCAGTGCGCCGATCGAAAATCTACGCACGATCGGCTACCTTTACGACTGGGCACCCATGCAGTTCGTCACGACGCGCAGCTTTGCCGAAGAGCATGAAGTCGATTCCGTGGACGATTTTGCTGCCGCGCAGGTTCCGGTGCGTATGACAGTAAACAGAGCCGGCAATATCACCGGCCAGATTGCGTCTGCCATCATGGCGGCGGCGGGCGCCGACGACGAAGCGATCGCCCAATGGGGCGGAGCAGTCGTTCAGGCCGGTTCGTCCGAGCAGGCCGGCCTGCTCCAGAACGGTCGTGTCGATCTCTACGCGAACGGTGTTTTCGTCGGTCACAGCTCCATCCGGGAAATCGAGAACGCACTCGACATCAAACTGCTGAGCATTCCGGCCGATGTCAGGGCGCAGATCGCCGAGGAATTCTCGATCGCCGAGTTCACGATTCCCGCCGATTCCTATGAGAACCAGCCCGAAGCCATCGAGACCCTGGCTCTGGGTGCCGTTCTGATCGCCAGCGCGGAGATGAGCGAGGAAGATGCCTACACGCTGACCAAGGCGCTGATCGACAATCTCGACTCAATACGCTCGGTCCATCCGGCAATGGCCGACCTGGACACCACGCTGCTCACTCGGGAGACCGCAGTGCCGCACCACGATGGCGCCCTGCGGGCATACCAGGAAGCGGGCCTGATCGAATAGTTTCCGTTTCCAAGAACAACCGGAGGAGTGGGTAAATGGCCTTGGCCAAACTCGTCGGAACCGGCCGCCGTCGATCTTTCGACGGCGTGCCGCGTCAAACCTTGACCGTTGCTGCCGCGATTTTTGCCGTCGGCGTTGTATATGCCAACATCTTTGCGCTGCCCGATGCGCTGCTGATCGGCATTCTGTTCGTCTGCGGCATTTATGCCCTGCTGTTTTTGACGGTCGGTCCGACCTCGACATCAACGGACCGGATCGGCATTGCCGATTGGGTCCTGAGCGGTGCGAGCGTCGCGTGCGGCATCTACTTCTTTACGATCAGGGCTGACCTGGCCAATCATATCACGCTCCTCCGGCCACTGCCCGGCGACCAGCTCTTCTTCGGCACGCTCCTGCTTGCCCTGACCATCGAGGCGGCCAGGCGGACAACCGGCATCGGGCTTACGATCGTCCTGCTCATTTTCCTTGCCTACAACCTTTGGGGACACCTGATCCCGCCCCCGCTCGGCCATGGGTTCATCGACTTCGGTTCCTTTGTCGACGTTCTGATGTACACCACCGACGGCGTATTCGGCGTACCCATCCAGGTGGCAGCCAGCTACGTCTTCTTGTTCGTGATGTTCGGTTCGGTCCTGTCTCATGCGGGAGGCGCCGAATTCATGTTCCAGCTCGCAGCGGCGCTCACGGGCCGCTCGCCCGGAGGCCCGGCCAAGATCGCCGTCATATCGTCCGGCATGTACGGAATGATCTCGGGCAGTCCGACTTCGGATGTGGCGACCACGGGATCCATCACCATTCCGATCATGAAGCGGCTCGGATACTCCCCGCGTTTCGCGGGCGCTGTCGAGGTCGCGGCCTCGACGGGTGGAGCCGCCATGCCGCCCGTCATGGGATCGGCCGCATTCATCCTGGCCGAGTATACCGGCATCGATTATCGGAACGTCGTGCTCGCGGCGCTGATTCCGGCGATCCTTTATTATATCGGCGTCTATTTGCAGGTGCATTTCCGTGCCGTTCGCCAGGGACTGCAAGGCGTCAAGGACGTCGACCCGGTGCAGGAGACCCTGAAGACGGGATGGGTGTTCGTCATACCGCTCGTGGTGATCACCGTAGCCCTGCTGATGGGCTATACGCCCACCTACGTCGCCGTTTACGGCACGGTTGCCCTGGTTGTCGCGTCCCTGCTGACCAAGCGGACCCGGATGACGCCGCGCAAGATGCTGGAGGGGCTGGGCGAGGCGACCATCCGCATGTTGCCGGTGGCCGGCGCCTGCGCCGCAGCGGGATTGATCATTGGCGGGCTGACGATGACCGGCCTTGCCCTCAAGACGTCGAGCCTTGTCCTGATGCTGTCGGGTTCGGGCCCCTTCGTCGTCCTGTTGCTCGCCGCCGGCATCGCGATTCTTCTGGGACTGGGGATGCCCACGCCCAGCGCCTATATTCTTGCGGCCGTGCTCGTCGGTCCGGCGTTCACGGTCGTCGGGCTGCCCCTGCTGGCCTCCAACATGTTCCTGCTCTACTTCGCCCTGCTCTCCGCCCTGACGCCGCCTATCGCGGTGGCAGCATACACCGCATCCGCAATCGCGGATGAAGACCCAATGAAGATTGCCGTCACGTCGGTGAAGCTGGCCGCCATCGGGTTCATTCTCCCGTTCTTCTTCGTATGGAACGAAGCCTTGCTGGCCCAGGGCAGTGCCTTGGAAATCGGTGTTGCCGCGTTGGGCGGCATCGTGGCCACGACTCTTCTGGCGCTTGCTCTGGAAGTCGAATTGAAGCCAATTGTGCGGGTGGTGATTCTGGCGGCCGCTGCGGCGGCGCTCTCTCCCTACCTTTTCCTTTCCATACCGGTGACCGTTCTCGCGATCGCGCTGGGCATATGGCGACGGACAGGGAAACTGGCCACAGATCCCGCGCACCAGGAGCGCACGATTTCACAACGCTAAGGTCCGCAGCGGAAGGATTGCGCATTGGCGAGGCCGTATTTCGGGAGACCCCGTTGCGGCCTCCGCTCCCGTTCCACCAGGGGACGCATTGGGACGAGGCGTTCCCCGGACAGTTTGGCATCATCGCCTCGCCCTCGAAGCCCAGTATGCACGGACCGCTGAATGATGGATCGGAAAAAGCTATAACGACGCCTGTTTTAGGCTTCGATTATTGACACCCAACAACCGGGGATATCAAGGCAACCCTGGCCCCGCCATCGCATGACACGGCATGCAATCTGGAAAAGAGGATGTAATTCTCTCATCCGGAACCATATATTTTTGCAAAATACTATGAAGATTCCTACATATATTTATACACGAACTCCCCCCATTCAAAAATACAGAACGAGAACTGTCATTGACAGACTATCTTTTGAAAAGTAGTCTTGATTTGTTAGGAAGCTAAACGTTTTACCCCTCCGGCGGGGCGTTTGGCTCGTTCAGGAGGAAGATAAGGTGACCTTTGACACGCTTGAGAAGAGCTATCGCAAATATCTGAAGAGCGGCACCGCGGCGTTCGCGTTGCTGGCAATGCTTGCCGCCAGTCCAGTGGCGCAAGCACAGAAAATCGAAGAGATAAGCGGCACCCTGCCCGACGGCACGGCCTGGCTGATCAGCGTGCCCACCGACTGGAACGGCGTGCTCCTGCGCGATCTCGACTATGCGGCGAATTCGCAGACGGAGCGCTTTACGGATCTGCTGAGCAGAGGTTATGCCTTCGCGGGTCTGGCGCGCCATCCCATGCGCCCGTGGCAGTATGATCCGCAGCGGGAAATACATAACCTCGAAGCCGTTCAAACGATTTTCGAGGAGCAGTACGATCCCGAGTGGGTGCTGGCGTTCGGCTGCTCAGGAGCCGGATTCGTCAGTCTCGCCGCCGCCGAGGATTTCTCCGATCGCATAGACGGTGCGGTCGTTCTGTCGGCGCATATACCGGTGTGGATCATGAACAGCTACCTCGATGGCTGGTTTGCCATGCAGACGCTCCTCGCGGACGCGTATGAGGAAGCCGGCCTGGGCTCCGCGAGCGACCTTCGCATCGTCAACATGCCGAACGGCGCCGGCTCCGACGGCAGGACGATCGGCGACATCCAGGCCTCATGGCGCAGCGCGGTGGAGACATTGGGAGAGACTCCCGAGGGACGGGCGCGCCTCGCCCTTGCCTTCGCGATCGGCCAATGGTCCCCCTGGGAGGCTGCGGATCAGCCGTTCCCCGATCCGCTCACCTCCGAAGCACTGTCCGATCAACTGGTGCCTTCGGCATTGCGGCTTACCGGCACCGTCGGCGGCCAATCGCGCGTGATGTTCGAGAATGCCGCCTCGGGCCAGCAGCTTTCAGGCAATGAGGGCATCGATTACGCAGCCTTCTACGATACGGCATCGCCGATCATGAAGGAGCTTGTCGAACATCTTTATGCCGAGGCGGGCCTCGATATCGGCGAGGACATCGAGCGCATCAATTCCGCGCCCCGCATCGCAGCGTCCGACTATGCGCTCGATTACTGGAGCCAGCCCGGAAGAACAGCGGACGGGGACCTGCAGGTGCCTACGATCCGCGTGCACAGCCTGGGCGACAACTCGATTCCCTATAGCCTGATGCAGGGCTATCAAGCGCTCGTGGAAGAGAAGGGCACGACCGATCTCTACCGTCAGTCGCTGCTCAAGTTCACCGACCATTGCGGCTTCGAGGCGTCCGAAACCACCGCTCTTGTCGAGGTCATGATGGAGCGGCTGGAAACGGGCGAGTGGCCGGACACGTCGCCGGAGGCCCTGAATGCCGTCGCTGCCGAGCTCGATCTTGGCGAAGCCCGCTTCATGGAGGAAGACGGGTGGCGCGTTGAAGAGTACAATCGTACCTGGATAGCTGGAGAATAAGCCTCCGGAGAACGATGCGGGGCATTTCCCCGCATCCATTTCCCCACGGCGCGATTTATCGATATTCGCGCCGTAGACGCCACGGGCCTCAATCGACCCGGCTGATCAGCATTCCTTTTTCCAGCGGCTTCACGCTTGTCTGCCCCGGAACGAACGCCGCGGTTTTGTGGGGGCTGCTGCCGTCGACCCCGAACCGTGCGCGCCCCAGCCCCTCAATTTCGATCTCGAGGCTGTCTCCCACGTTTATGGGCTTGAGCCCTTCATGGTTGGTGCCGGTCGTGACGAGGTCCCCGGCGTGAAGCGTGGTGAACCGGGAGAGCCATTCGATCTGCTCGGGGATTCGATTTGCCATGGTATTCGTCGAGAAATCCTGGGCGATCACGCCGTTCAGCCACGAGCGCACCCGAAGCTCGTGCGGGTCGTGAAT from Pelagibacterium sp. 26DY04 harbors:
- a CDS encoding Rieske 2Fe-2S domain-containing protein → MLTPEENDLLCRVSNNAPMGRLMRQHWTPVCLIEEVAEPDGTPLLVEALGERYVAFRDTNGRVGLLDELCPHRRASLVFGRNEECGLRCLYHGWKMDVDGKVIAMSSEPEGSPLLNKVSHRAYPVKEWGGFVWAWFGDKEDVPEFDPPAFAPTVDTPLAILKIRVPANWAQIHEGQIDSAHSSSLHSSDMVPARVEGAAADDKSWYRPSTDKSPRMQTQTTSYGFHYAAIRKPIKNAATHDYLRITEFIAPYYSLIPPNSSYNVASVIVPVDDETTHFHFIAWGGTACPTTEEWRKFNHAEKGVDLDEKWRSRRTLENNFLQDRELMKQGNFTGVLGIPNQDIVMWVSMGPIVDRTNDILGASDLAIVEFRRLMVDAARKVAEGGKAIGTEEPRLPHSRIMSREGVFPKTTDWRTLVNHNEMVAAE
- a CDS encoding ABC transporter substrate-binding protein, which produces MSNLNLSLAMGDYDRTRPIYDGRVKIDGVDPVCMLLSPEEMFFRAFRHQAFDISELSLSSYSISVARGEPHYVAVPIFLSRAFRHTSIYIRTDKGISTPADLRGRRIGIAEYQLSANVWVRGILKDEYGLGAEDIVWVRGGMNTAGRPEKIKVDLPPNVKVEEAPQGATLNAMLAAGEIDGFIGPRAPLCYDEEHPHVGRLFTDSIGAAEDYFRRTAIFPIMHVLGVRRRLADEHPWLPGALLKAFTRSKAMSDAALADTSATKVTMPFVEDNLRRARNLMGNDIWSYGVDQNRKVLETFLGYHYEQGLSPRKVDVNELFHPATLESFSL
- a CDS encoding TRAP transporter fused permease subunit gives rise to the protein MALAKLVGTGRRRSFDGVPRQTLTVAAAIFAVGVVYANIFALPDALLIGILFVCGIYALLFLTVGPTSTSTDRIGIADWVLSGASVACGIYFFTIRADLANHITLLRPLPGDQLFFGTLLLALTIEAARRTTGIGLTIVLLIFLAYNLWGHLIPPPLGHGFIDFGSFVDVLMYTTDGVFGVPIQVAASYVFLFVMFGSVLSHAGGAEFMFQLAAALTGRSPGGPAKIAVISSGMYGMISGSPTSDVATTGSITIPIMKRLGYSPRFAGAVEVAASTGGAAMPPVMGSAAFILAEYTGIDYRNVVLAALIPAILYYIGVYLQVHFRAVRQGLQGVKDVDPVQETLKTGWVFVIPLVVITVALLMGYTPTYVAVYGTVALVVASLLTKRTRMTPRKMLEGLGEATIRMLPVAGACAAAGLIIGGLTMTGLALKTSSLVLMLSGSGPFVVLLLAAGIAILLGLGMPTPSAYILAAVLVGPAFTVVGLPLLASNMFLLYFALLSALTPPIAVAAYTASAIADEDPMKIAVTSVKLAAIGFILPFFFVWNEALLAQGSALEIGVAALGGIVATTLLALALEVELKPIVRVVILAAAAAALSPYLFLSIPVTVLAIALGIWRRTGKLATDPAHQERTISQR
- a CDS encoding fumarylacetoacetate hydrolase family protein, with protein sequence MLGFTKDRLPNEFFHKSNDLVGSGGRTTLPDIDDVVVFHAEAELAFVIGSEVQDVSAGDAMGKVFGFVPFFDISARGLHRRGQFIPKGQRGFALCGPWITTADEIHDPHELRVRSWLNGVIAQDFSTNTMANRIPEQIEWLSRFTTLHAGDLVTTGTNHEGLKPINVGDSLEIEIEGLGRARFGVDGSSPHKTAAFVPGQTSVKPLEKGMLISRVD
- a CDS encoding TAXI family TRAP transporter solute-binding subunit, yielding MPLSRITLTGLSLAFIVAPVLPATAQSLNLTLAGASPGGLWTLLGAGLDAVVKANDPNSTITYQTTGGGFANAAMISEGRAEIGLIHDAELAIAAQGGEPFSAPIENLRTIGYLYDWAPMQFVTTRSFAEEHEVDSVDDFAAAQVPVRMTVNRAGNITGQIASAIMAAAGADDEAIAQWGGAVVQAGSSEQAGLLQNGRVDLYANGVFVGHSSIREIENALDIKLLSIPADVRAQIAEEFSIAEFTIPADSYENQPEAIETLALGAVLIASAEMSEEDAYTLTKALIDNLDSIRSVHPAMADLDTTLLTRETAVPHHDGALRAYQEAGLIE
- a CDS encoding Gfo/Idh/MocA family oxidoreductase; protein product: MTSDSPAISNPIRLGVLGLGRAFMLMLPAFRSDPRIRLVAACAPREASRRAFQAEFGGRVYENVEGLCADPEVEVVYIATPHQMHADHAVAVAAAGKHILLDKPLAVEMADGRRIVEAAEKAGVDVIVGPSHSFDRPVQQAGELIRSGELGRIRMIQAFNYTDFLYRPRRPEELRTSEGGGVIFSQGVHQIDVVRFLAGGVGTRLAAMTGAWDPDRPTEGAYSALMSFQNGCFATFTYSGYAHFDSDIWMDGIGELGQRKSPQGYGAARRTLATVLDAQQEAALKTTRTYGAGDAPKPADQYEHFGPIVVLCDRGDIRLVPSGLHVYGDFEQKFVPAPTFETARTEVIDALVQTVRHGHPAVQSARWGLASLEACHAIIRSAETGTFVDLVEQVPV
- a CDS encoding PDR/VanB family oxidoreductase, whose translation is MIITDDDLITMTVSSRRELTPSIVEFVLKPEEGISLPQYGPGAHITVETPSGAMRRYSLVGGEANTYTIAVKREPESRGGSQSMHDEVAEGSKLRVAPPENEFSLGPAPDYLLIAGGIGVTPIYAMAKRLKEQDKPFRIIYVSRSPQDAAYLAEMREAFGDRMIVHHDEGDPERIYDFWDHFETPQPTHVYCCGPKPLMEEIKAISGHWPEGRVHFEDFKPVDIVRPDDVAFDVELAKSGKTVHVPADRSILEAVRDAGVRTVSSCESGTCGSCKTRLLAGDVDHRDMVLMDEEKDKAIMICVSRANSGNLVVDL